In Humulus lupulus chromosome 7, drHumLupu1.1, whole genome shotgun sequence, the following are encoded in one genomic region:
- the LOC133788882 gene encoding uncharacterized protein LOC133788882, translating into MNRQVVQRSQQKNRPTPLLSDRSPIQTLIPREKRRIGEMAGGTAAECAAVCCCFPCALMNLLVLAVYKVPAGLCRKAWAKRKKRQRLAKMGLLPQRPSGPGGLARDELEAEIKRVKDAALEQDKINGGGGNQGATSTIDLLEEEMWERFYGSGFWRSPSQKEDEL; encoded by the coding sequence ATGAATCGGCAAGTCGTACAGCGATCGCAGCAGAAGAATCGCCCAACTCCTCTTTTATCAGATAGATCGCCGATTCAGACGTTGATTCCTCGAGAGAAGCGGCGAATTGGCGAGATGGCGGGAGGTACAGCGGCCGAGTGCGCGGCCGTTTGTTGCTGTTTTCCATGTGCGTTGATGAACCTTCTGGTTCTGGCCGTCTACAAGGTGCCTGCAGGGCTTTGCCGGAAGGCCTGGGCAAAGAGAAAGAAACGACAGCGTTTGGCAAAAATGGGCCTGTTACCGCAGAGGCCCAGTGGGCCAGGTGGGCTCGCACGTGATGAGCTGGAGGCTGAGATAAAGAGAGTCAAAGATGCGGCGTTGGAGCAGGACAAGATCAACGGTGGAGGAGGTAATCAAGGAGCGACCTCGACCATTGATCTTTTGGAGGAGGAGATGTGGGAGCGGTTCTACGGTTCAGGTTTCTGGAGAAGTCCTTCGCAGAAAGAAGATGAATTATGA